From the genome of Tachypleus tridentatus isolate NWPU-2018 chromosome 6, ASM421037v1, whole genome shotgun sequence:
tcTTTGTTATTTGACAGAAAAAGAATGTTTAGTGTACACACAAAAAGATGGTCTGCTTTACAAATTTGTCTTTAGTTCATCAACCTGGTCTTGTTACAGTTCTTTACTCATTGACCTTTTAGTGGAATTGAATTAAGGAAGTGTCTGAAGTTTACAGGCGAGTCCAGCTTCTTTGTGCatttgacagttccactgtatgaCTACTTTGTTTCTCAGCATTGGTTGGTTGGCTGTAGTTTTGTAATATCAATTCAAACCAGCCTGCAGAGGATGCTGAAGTCCTAATCCTCCAGGAGAGAACAGATGTTATCTACTGCAgtgaacaaagaaacatttattttgtggGCAATTAATGTATGGTCAAACTGCCtgagaaattttaaaactgtcGTTAAGGTAGGTAGCAAAAATATGATTCCGTTTATCACATCTGAAGATGTCcaacaaagaaaactttaagaaaactaaaacaagCTGGAATTTTGGTGAAGATTAGGCTTCATATGTGAATAATTAGTTAGTTGACTTTAATTGATTAGTTAATGAGCTTAGCAGGTTCAAGAGATTACTCAGCTCTGtcatttcttgttttatgttgttatgatttTAATTTGAACTGAGAATTTGCTACTGTGGTGCTTCAAGGACAGTAAGTCCTGTCATCTAAAATGTAGAACTGTTAGTGGTGCTTCAAGGACAGTAAGTCCTGTCATCTTAGATGTAGAACTGTTAGTGGTGCTTCAAGGACAGTAAGTCCTGTCATCTTAGATGTAGAACTGTTAGTGGTGCTTCAAGGACAGTTAGTCCTGTCATCTTAGATGTAGAACTGTTAGTGGTGCTTCAAGGACAGTTAGTCCTGTCATCTTAGATGTAGAACTGTTAGTGGTGCTTCAAGGACAGTTAGTCCTGTCATCTTAGATGTAGAACTGTTAGTGGTGCTTCAAGGACTGTTTATCCTGTCATCTTAGATGTAGAACTGTTAGTGGTGCTTCAAGGACAGTTAGTCCTGTCATCTTAGATGTAGAACTGTTCgtggtttcatttttgtttttcgatacatttaacatttttttcctttttttttttaacagattcTAGTAAACATTATCATACCACTCAGGTCAATGGTCAGGTTACAACAGAACCAGGAAATAAACTCGGAAACAGTGACGCCACAGCTACGGCAGTGGTGACGACTACCATCACTTCATCTGTTGCGGTATCTTGTGGTTCGTCGGACACTGTCACAACcaatacttatataacaactttatGTGAGTAAGAACTTGGCATTTTGGAACATATTGCAAGTAATTGACAACAATATCACTTCCCATTACTATTATTGTATTGATGTTTTCGGTTGCTAGACAACCACAGTAGTATTCTTGTTCAAAGAAGTGATGAAGGTATCTACTTTGAGGAAGTAATAATATTCCATTGTAACAGTGTTACCTTGTAAATGTGTTGTAAGAAAACGTTCTTGTAGTTGTAGTGTTGTGATAATAAAATGGTGCAACTATTGCTAAAAGACTTTTTTCTCTTGTGTTACAGACCAGTAAAAATATAGCACACGTTTAGCAAGAGTTAGTGGGAGTACCAGTCAAACTGTGAAGTTGGTTATTCTATAGCAAGATTTCTTTAAATGCTGATTAACAGTTTTGCAGtcaccaaaatttatatttttgtcaactAATCTGTATCTTTCGAAGTAGTGTTGTTATGACTGAATTAATTATGAAGGTAGTTAATCAGCTGAAGttgattatgttattattattaattatattacaacctaagttttataataaatgttagaaTAATGGCACAAAATGTAAGTGGTATAAAGTActaaatctttaaaataacacCACGTCTGGTAATGGATAGattaatattgataatttactgttggTTAAGAGTTGAGTTCATAACCTGTttcaatgaagttaaaatattttaaagttttaagagGGATGGAGTGGTTGGTTTTCTCACTGTGTAGTCGGGTGCAAGACTCGGGTAGGTTGGATAACTTAAATCTACTTAAGATTGATGTGATGTCTGGTAATGGATAGattaatattgataatttactgttggTTAAGAGTTGAGTTCATAACCTGTttcaatgaagttaaaatattttaaagtttttaagagGGATGGAGTGGTTGGTTTTCTCACTGTGTAGTCGGGTGCAAGACTCGGGTAGGTTGGATAACTTAAATCTACTTAAGATTGATGTGATGTCTGGTAATGGATAGattaatattgataatttactgttggTTAAGAGTTGAGTTCATAACCTGTttcaatgaagttaaaatattttaaagtttttaagagGGATGGAGTGGTTGGTTTTCTCACTGTGTAGTCGGTGCAAGACTTCGGGTAGGTTGGATAACTTAAATCTACTTAAGATTGATGTGATGTCTGGTAATGGATAGattaatattgataatttactgttggTTAAGAGTTGAGTTCATAACCTGTttcaatgaagttaaaatattttaaagttttaagagGGATGGAGTGGTTGGTTTTCTCACTGTGTAGTCGGGTGCAAGACTTCGGGTAGGTTGGATAACTTAAATCTACTTAAGATTGATGTGATGTCTGGTAATGGATAGattaatattgataatttactgttggTTAAGAGTTGAGTTCATAACCTGTttcaatgaagttaaaatattttaaagtttttaagagGGATGGAGTGGTTGGTTTTCTCACTGTGTAGTCGGGTGCAAGACTTCGGGTAGGTTGGGTAACTTAAATCTACTTAAGATTGATGTGATGTCTGGTAATGGATAGattaatattgataatttactgttggTTAAGAGTTGAGTTCATAACCTGTttcaatgaagttaaaatattttaaagtttttaagagGGATGGAGTGGTTGGTTTTCTCACTGTGTAGTCGGGTGCAAGACTTCGGGTAGGTTGGATAACTTAAATCTACTTAAGATTGATGTGATGTCTGGTAATGGATAGattaatattgataatttactgttggTTAAGAGTTGAGTTCATAACCTGTttcaatgaagttaaaatattttaaagtttttaagagGGATGGAGTGGTTGGTTTTCTCACTGTGTAGTCGGGTGCAAGACTCGGGTAGGTTGGATAACTTAAATCTACTTAAGATTGATGTGATGTCTGGTAATGGATAGattaatattgataatttactgttggTTAAGAGTTGAGTTCATAACCTGTttcaatgaagttaaaatattttaaagtttttaagagGGATGGAGTGGTTGGTTTTCTCACTGTGTAGTCGGGTGCAAGACTCGGGTAGGTTGGATAACTTAAATCTACTTAAGATTGATGTGATGTCTGGTAATGGATAGattaatattgataatttactgttggTTAAGAGTTGAGTTCATAACCTGTttcaatgaagttaaaatattttaaagtttttaagagGGATGGAGTGGTTGGTTTTCTCACTGTGTAGTCGGGTGCAAGACTCGGGTAGGTTGGATAACTTAAATATACTTAAGATTGATGTGCTAGTGTTTGTAAGTAATGTGTAGTTCTTACAACTCTCTTAAGGGAAATTACATAAGACTGACATGTGCATATGAATGGAGAGTATCTGtggttttaaacaaatttttaattgtaaacagTGATTTAAGTATTAGCTTAGTTTAATTTATGGAGAACATACCTTCACTATGTTTggaatttaaatttcaaatttgtagTGATTAGAATTAGTGGATACTTCTAGACAGATGTTCTTTTATAGTAggttctgttttatttgtttaaaatgtttgtgtgacAGAGCATAAGGAAGTGATAGGATAGCCATTATTTGGTAATTGGttataaacttttgaaatttcagGTATAAACAGAAGTAGGCAGTACAAATATTATCATCTGTGTTTAGGAGGCTAAGAATCAAATTACACTAGATGGAGTGTGGCATGaaactgttgaaacaataaattgttttcagtaaacaCGTATGGAAAAtaaatggtttattttgtttttgaatataaaaacaaatcaaccTGAATTGTTTTTTTCTATCTCGCAACTGGAAATACTCAATACCGACCAGAGAAATAAGTTGGTTTTGAACTGATTTGAAAGTTTTGAGTTGTGGTATAACTTcctaaaaataactttaatgttttaagaaataactgTGAACACCTACTGGTAGGCTAGTATACAAGTTAcctaaatatatacacatataagaAGTGTTAAAGTAGGCCTGTTTTCAATTTACAGCATCACCTGTTGTACCTGACCTTAGTCTTCTGAACTTGCCAGACATTGAAGAATTGCCCCCACATGATGGGGACCTATTATGGTCAGCTCTTCCAGATCCACCCATTAGTGTCATTGAAATTGGACCCATTCCTCCCCCTCCTATGTTCTCTTCCCCATCTCCATATTTAGGGAAGAAAGCAATTGATTCAGTTGGTGAGCTTTCCTTCTGCAACTCCAAACaataactgaatattattaacaaatgtttaggattataataaaaattatgatagttgtttttaaatgttttttttttctgttaaaggaaaattgaaaataacaaacgTATTTTGATGCTTTCATACTAAACATTGACGTAGACGGAAGTATGAACAGATTTTGACTTCTCCAGCCCACTTAAAAtggacattttttgtttttttagactCCATAGTTGAGGATATTGGAGACTCTCCAGAATTAAACAATAGCGGTGTTTTATTCATTCCACAACCTGATATTGATACAAGCGTTGTCCAAGAGGTTCCTGCTAAAGAACCCCAACTAACAGCAATGCCCAAGAAGAGTGCATTGAAGAAACGGTGGAATTTGTTCTCATCTTTACTTCAGCATCAGTAACAACCACACCTCTAATTCTCACACTGACACTGTTACCACAAGTCCAGCACTTGGTCAGAACAGGTAGTGTTCCATTATATTTAATTTCCAGTCAAGCTGTATTGGAGGAATGTgtgatgttaaatataatttctttagcCACTATTAAAGGCCAGTTGACGTATtgctgaatatttttttcaagatcAATAACTGACCAATACATATAGGTATAACTTTTGTGTGTCctgttagaaataaacaaattaatgtgACTTATGTtgtgcatattttttattatctttcttacATACCTATGTTCTGTGGCTCTGGAACGAAAAACACTCATTGGTCCATCACTTCACCAAGTGTGTGTGGTCATTGTAAACCTTTAAATGTTCTGTATATGAGCTGActttgtgtctgtgttttgtttgGTCATGAAACTGGCCCAGTACCACTGACAATCTTTTCTCATTCTTCAGGAAAATGGTAGCAACAGACCACAAGATGGCCAACCTTCCACAGCCTcaggaaaacaaagaaaataaaccttTTCCAACGATTGTAGTCAGTAATCAGGTAGATAACGACAGCTCTAGTGATGACTCTGATGATGGGCCAATCAACTGGCTGGATTACTATGGAGATGATGAACAAGGTTACCTGAAAGTGCTTTTATAAAACCTTTAATACTCTGTTTTATTACTATAGCCAAATATCTAGAAATTAAATCAAAACTTACAGCCACTTGGTGTAGCTTGTGTTATAGGCAACAAGCGTGCATTTTCTATCATTTGAAGAATTGGTTGGTCTTCAGAATAGTAATGGATAGTTAATTGTGATGGTATGTTGTGTGTTATCCAAACAactgaagtattttaaattaataatggtgAAAAAAGGGCTATATATCAAAAACTTGATTTTATGCTTTACTACAGTATTAGGCctactttgtttattattttcatagcTCTTCCAGTGAACACGAAGTATCTGTGAATCTGTCACTTTGTGAATACCAAATCATGGAACATGTTAAGCCTTTATCTCATCTATTAGTCACTGAAATTTCTGTCCTGgtgaagaattaaaaatataaattatttaagactGGTGCTTTGCTTAGTGATTGCTGTAATCTGTGTTCCATATTTTTCTGAACCCTATAATTActtgtactttatttatttggTATTATCTCATTACATGGGTGTAATTCATGGCTTGTAATTACTAGGACTCATCATATTGGGTTTAATTGGAGAATTTTGTGATACatacttttactaaaataattactggGGTAATAATGGGGGGGGGGAATTCCTCTAATTAATCATGTGTcagtatttcttcattttttttgtttgtaccAGGAATTGGCTCGCTGCCACCGGTACAGCAGAAAACTattacaatatatgtgtgtgcatgtgtctagttaatattctgttttctttttgtgaaaTGTTGTGAACCAACAAGGTAGTTATGAGGGGCCAGAGTTTGAGATTTAGTATTGTAGATGATATATATAGCTGATGGTTCTGTTGAATTATAACAGATTCAAAGGAGGTATATACACACTTGTACACCAAGGTTTTAGCTGTGTTTGAAACTGAACCAGTGATGTTGAGTAGGTTTTTATGTTCTACAAACTTAAGTTTTTTAAGCATGTTTCAGAACAAGGTCTTACACTTTCTAACATGTATGTTCAGTTTGTGGttctgtctttttttattatgataaataatagcCTGGATGTAGTTAGTAGTAGCTTTCtatctttgtttatttaacttgatgtttttcacttttgtattttgtaatttagcTCGTTTAGTGGCTAAAATTGCCAGGAAAGATTCATTAGCAATGAAATTAGCCCAGAGGCCAAACAGACAGGAGCTAATTGACAAGAACATCCTTCAGGTGCAGTCTGAAAAGAAAAACAGGAGAGCTGGGAAGCTGTTGGAAACAGGCTTATCTGGTAAGTTTCAAAACAGGAGAGCTGGGAAAGCTGTTGGAAGCAGACTTATCTGGTAAGTTTCAAAACAGGAGAGCTGGGAAAGCTGTTGCAAACAGGCTTATCTGGTAAGTTCAAAACAGGAGAGCTGGGAAAGCTGTTGGAAACAGGCTTATCGGTAAGTTCAAAACAGGAGAGCTGGGAAAGCTGTTGCAAACAGGCTTATCTGATGGTTTCAAAACAGGAGAGCTGGGAAAGCTGTTGGAAACGGGCTTGTACGGTAAGTTTCGAAACAGGAGAGCTAGGAAACTGTTGGGAGCAAACTTGTAAGCCAGGAAACTCAATGCTGGGAGCATTCTGAGCTacaattaaggtaaaataaaactttgtgcaCACAAATGCACACATATGTGAAAATTAACTGATAGTAAAGCTGAATGTTATTAGATAATAAACCATATAGCAATTTtggaaaacagaaacaaaaaatctgAATAACTCaaaaatacactataaaataatgaacaatCAGAAGTATTGATGGTATAGAACATGTGTACTAGATGCTGTTATTCCCATGGATATAGACTGGTTTATAGAACATGTGCACCAGATGCTGTTATTCCCATGGTTATAGACTGGTTTATAGTACATGTGCACTAGATGCTGTTATTCTCATGGATATAGACTGGT
Proteins encoded in this window:
- the LOC143251780 gene encoding uncharacterized protein LOC143251780, with product MSLSENGGSLSKVGPNFGHRRHRSNSDPQATVEVLAKLSSGNGKKSNNAMRTPSLDTTSRTNSVPPMEMKPSRLAVLRRLFKPWKWKRKKRSEKFDKTSRALERKISMRSTKEELIKRGVLLPDGINNSQRDSSKHYHTTQVNGQVTTEPGNKLGNSDATATAVVTTTITSSVAVSCGSSDTVTTNTYITTLSSPVVPDLSLLNLPDIEELPPHDGDLLWSALPDPPISVIEIGPIPPPPMFSSPSPYLGKKAIDSVDSIVEDIGDSPELNNSGVLFIPQPDIDTSVVQEVPAKEPQLTAMPKKSALKKRWNLFSSLLQHQYTTDNLFSFFRKMVATDHKMANLPQPQENKENKPFPTIVVSNQVDNDSSSDDSDDGPINWLDYYGDDEQARLVAKIARKDSLAMKLAQRPNRQELIDKNILQVQSEKKNRRAGKLLETGLSGKFQNRRAGKAVGSRLIWRAGKAVGNRLIGKFKTGELGKLLQTGLSDGFKTGELGKLLETGLYGKFRNRRARKLLGANFCFLRVLRILCFLYCTRCFLQVTCFHFFNSRLSLRPTPEELEQRNILRYQSAEELKQEKEQKKKTLIRKLSFRPTIEELKERKIIRFNDYVEVTQAQEYDRKADKPWTRLTPKDKVSVQKELNEFKSSEMEVHEDSRHLTRSFSDFTGHDKSLLLVLINHGWLVFYFISPFQRTDG